In one window of Armatimonadota bacterium DNA:
- a CDS encoding P-II family nitrogen regulator yields MKKIEAIIRPERLEEVRRALAELSYPGLTVTEVKGHGKQRGIRQQWRGKQYFAELLSRMKLEIAALDEDVPLIVRAIVANARTGEEGDGKVFVLPVDDAVRVRTGEGGDDAI; encoded by the coding sequence ATGAAGAAGATCGAGGCGATCATCCGGCCCGAGCGTCTGGAAGAGGTGCGCCGGGCACTGGCCGAGCTGAGCTATCCCGGCCTGACGGTCACGGAGGTCAAAGGGCACGGCAAGCAGCGAGGCATACGCCAGCAGTGGCGCGGGAAGCAGTATTTCGCCGAGCTGCTGTCGAGGATGAAGCTGGAGATCGCGGCCCTTGACGAGGACGTGCCGCTGATCGTGCGCGCGATTGTGGCGAACGCCCGCACCGGGGAAGAAGGAGACGGCAAGGTGTTCGTGCTGCCCGTGGACGATGCGGTGCGCGTGCGCACCGGCGAAGGCGGAGACGACGCAATCTGA
- a CDS encoding ammonium transporter — protein MFMTPGLALFYGGMVRQKNVLGTIMQSFFIVALVSVLWAVAGYSLAFGPDRGHIIGGLAWLGLRGVGQAPNPDYAATIPHLAFMIFQGMFAVITPALITGAFAERMRFPGFVAFTVLWCLLVYAPVAHWVWGVGGWIRELGALDFAGGTVVHISSGAAALAAALVLGRRRGYGSSVFASHNLPLTVLGAGILWFGWFGFNAASALTANGVACSAFVVTHLAAAAAALSWVAGEWIHRGKPTALGAASGCVAGLVAITPASGFVAPMPALLIGGLAGLVCYGAVQVKWRAGYDDSLDVVGIHGAGGTLGALTTGIFASTLVNPGGADGLVFGNPNLLAAQATAVSATVGYSFVVSLMLLKLVDATMGLRVTEDEEEMGLDLSQHSETAYGF, from the coding sequence ATGTTCATGACCCCGGGGCTGGCCCTTTTCTACGGCGGCATGGTGCGGCAGAAGAACGTGCTCGGCACTATCATGCAGAGCTTCTTCATCGTCGCGCTGGTATCGGTGCTGTGGGCAGTTGCCGGCTACAGCCTGGCGTTCGGCCCGGATCGCGGCCACATCATCGGCGGCCTGGCGTGGCTTGGGCTGAGAGGTGTCGGGCAGGCGCCGAACCCGGATTACGCGGCCACAATTCCGCATCTGGCGTTCATGATCTTCCAAGGGATGTTCGCCGTCATCACGCCTGCTCTCATCACCGGGGCCTTCGCCGAGCGGATGCGTTTTCCCGGATTCGTTGCCTTCACGGTGCTGTGGTGCCTGCTGGTGTATGCGCCGGTGGCGCACTGGGTGTGGGGCGTCGGGGGATGGATCCGGGAACTGGGTGCGCTGGACTTCGCGGGCGGCACGGTGGTGCACATCAGCTCAGGCGCGGCCGCGCTGGCAGCGGCGCTCGTGCTCGGACGGCGCCGAGGGTATGGCTCGTCCGTGTTCGCATCGCATAACCTGCCGCTGACTGTTCTGGGGGCTGGGATTCTGTGGTTCGGCTGGTTCGGGTTCAACGCCGCCAGCGCGCTCACCGCCAACGGCGTCGCGTGCAGCGCATTCGTGGTGACACATCTCGCGGCGGCGGCGGCCGCTCTCTCGTGGGTCGCGGGGGAATGGATTCACCGGGGGAAACCAACCGCGCTCGGCGCCGCGTCGGGCTGCGTTGCAGGGCTGGTGGCGATCACCCCCGCGTCCGGCTTCGTCGCGCCGATGCCGGCACTGTTGATCGGCGGACTGGCCGGCCTCGTGTGCTACGGCGCGGTGCAGGTCAAGTGGCGCGCGGGGTACGATGATTCGCTGGATGTCGTGGGCATCCACGGCGCCGGCGGCACCCTCGGCGCGCTGACGACGGGAATCTTCGCGTCCACACTGGTGAACCCGGGAGGCGCTGATGGGCTTGTGTTCGGCAATCCCAATCTGCTGGCGGCGCAGGCGACCGCGGTATCGGCCACGGTCGGCTATTCTTTCGTGGTCAGCCTGATGCTCCTCAAGCTCGTGGACGCGACGATGGGCCTCCGGGTGACAGAGGATGAAGAGGAAATGGGTCTCGACTTGTCGCAACACAGCGAAACCGCTTATGGGTTCTGA
- the guaA gene encoding glutamine-hydrolyzing GMP synthase — protein sequence MKRTARPDDELVAVLDFGAQYAQLIARRIRECRVYSEIVPHDKPAADIAAMRPKGIVFSGGPASVYEQDAPRCDPGLYASGIPILGICYGMQLMARELGGEVAPGSIREYGKAELRIESTDDLFHGFDDRVVIAWMSHGDAVIRPPDGFRVTARTAQHIAAMSDQQRKLFGVQFHPEVVHTPRGMEIFRNFLYGQCGCRGLWTPASIIEESVAAIREQVGDGRVLCALSGGVDSAVVAALAHRAVGEQLVCVFVDHGLLRAGEADQVVDTFTKHLPVNLIHVQAQERFLAKLAGVADPEQKRIIIGREFVTVFEEEAHKLGDVRYLAQGTLYPDVIESGTGSAAVIKSHHNVGGLPEKMGLALVEPLRSLFKDEVRAVATELGLPDEIAWRQPFPGPGLAVRILGEVTEERLATLRQVDRIIIDEITAAGFYRKLFQAFAVLAPIRSVGVMGDQRTYGETAIVRAVAGDDAMTADWADLPRAMLATLSNRIVNEVAGVTRVVYDITSKPPATIEWE from the coding sequence ATGAAACGCACCGCGCGCCCGGACGACGAACTCGTCGCGGTCCTCGACTTCGGGGCCCAGTACGCGCAGCTGATCGCGCGGCGCATCAGGGAGTGTCGCGTCTACAGCGAGATCGTCCCCCACGATAAGCCCGCCGCTGACATCGCTGCCATGCGGCCCAAGGGCATTGTGTTCTCCGGCGGCCCGGCGAGCGTGTACGAGCAGGACGCCCCGCGGTGCGATCCCGGGTTGTATGCGTCGGGCATCCCGATTCTCGGCATCTGCTACGGCATGCAGTTGATGGCCCGCGAGCTGGGCGGCGAAGTCGCGCCGGGCAGCATCCGCGAGTACGGCAAGGCGGAGCTGCGCATCGAGTCCACCGACGATCTCTTCCACGGCTTCGACGATCGCGTCGTCATTGCGTGGATGAGCCACGGGGACGCGGTGATCCGTCCTCCCGACGGGTTCCGCGTGACCGCGCGCACGGCACAGCACATCGCCGCGATGTCGGATCAGCAGCGCAAGCTGTTCGGCGTCCAGTTCCATCCCGAGGTCGTGCACACGCCGCGCGGCATGGAGATTTTCCGCAACTTCCTCTACGGTCAGTGCGGCTGCCGGGGGCTGTGGACGCCGGCCTCGATCATCGAGGAATCGGTGGCGGCGATTCGCGAGCAGGTCGGCGATGGGCGCGTCCTCTGCGCGCTCAGCGGAGGCGTGGATTCGGCCGTGGTCGCCGCGCTCGCGCACCGCGCCGTGGGCGAGCAACTCGTCTGCGTGTTCGTTGACCACGGCTTGCTCCGCGCGGGAGAAGCCGACCAGGTCGTAGATACGTTCACCAAGCACTTGCCCGTCAACCTGATCCACGTGCAGGCCCAGGAGCGATTTCTCGCCAAGCTCGCCGGGGTCGCCGATCCCGAGCAGAAGCGCATCATCATCGGCCGCGAGTTCGTGACCGTGTTCGAGGAGGAAGCGCACAAGCTGGGCGACGTCCGCTATCTCGCCCAGGGCACGCTGTATCCCGACGTCATCGAGAGCGGGACCGGGTCGGCCGCCGTCATCAAGTCGCATCACAACGTAGGCGGGCTGCCGGAGAAGATGGGGCTCGCGCTCGTCGAGCCGCTGCGCAGCCTGTTCAAAGACGAGGTGCGCGCGGTGGCGACGGAACTCGGCCTGCCCGATGAAATCGCGTGGCGCCAGCCGTTCCCCGGCCCCGGCCTGGCCGTGCGCATCCTCGGCGAGGTAACTGAGGAGCGCCTCGCCACGCTGCGCCAGGTCGACCGGATCATCATTGACGAGATCACGGCGGCGGGCTTCTACCGCAAGCTGTTCCAGGCCTTTGCCGTGCTCGCGCCGATCCGCAGCGTGGGCGTCATGGGCGACCAGCGCACGTACGGCGAGACAGCCATCGTGCGCGCCGTCGCCGGAGACGACGCGATGACCGCGGACTGGGCCGACCTGCCGCGCGCCATGCTGGCGACGCTGAGCAACCGGATCGTCAACGAGGTCGCCGGCGTCACCCGGGTCGTCTACGACATCACCTCCAAGCCGCCCGCGACGATCGAGTGGGAGTAG
- a CDS encoding response regulator transcription factor translates to MSLRVLVISSDPARAGRLHDDVTRVGGDVAHLGPDELEDRAEHVRLPHVIFFDLGDAGVAETELCAAIKGIRRLREVPVLAVVPEQRLPSFNSCADIDDFVSAPYRDAELRARLLRLAARADGAVSATVIRSGDLALDPDSYDVKVRGVRVDLTLKEYELLKSLVTRPGRVFTRDQILNSVWGYDYVGGTRTVDVHIRRLRAKLGDVGRRSIDTIRGVGYAFRPPRTQAAETEPPRVARSAPPRGTG, encoded by the coding sequence ATGTCGTTGCGCGTCCTCGTGATTAGCTCGGACCCCGCTCGCGCGGGCCGCCTACACGACGACGTGACGCGCGTCGGCGGCGACGTCGCTCACCTGGGGCCGGACGAACTGGAAGACCGGGCCGAACACGTCCGCCTGCCGCATGTCATCTTCTTCGACCTCGGCGACGCCGGCGTGGCTGAGACAGAGCTGTGCGCCGCGATCAAGGGCATCCGCCGGCTCCGGGAGGTCCCCGTGCTGGCGGTCGTGCCGGAGCAGCGGCTGCCGAGCTTCAATTCCTGCGCCGACATTGATGACTTCGTGAGCGCACCGTATCGGGACGCCGAACTTCGCGCAAGGCTTCTACGTCTTGCGGCGCGCGCAGACGGCGCGGTCTCGGCGACCGTCATCCGGAGCGGCGATCTCGCGCTCGACCCCGACAGCTACGATGTGAAGGTTCGCGGCGTGCGCGTGGACCTGACGCTGAAGGAATACGAACTGCTCAAGTCCCTCGTCACCCGGCCCGGGCGAGTCTTCACGCGCGATCAGATTCTCAACAGCGTGTGGGGCTACGACTATGTCGGCGGCACGCGGACGGTTGACGTTCACATTCGGCGCCTGCGCGCAAAGCTGGGGGATGTCGGGCGGCGGAGCATTGACACCATCCGCGGCGTTGGCTACGCCTTCCGCCCCCCTCGCACGCAGGCGGCCGAGACCGAGCCGCCGCGCGTCGCGCGGTCGGCCCCCCCGCGAGGCACGGGATGA
- a CDS encoding amidophosphoribosyltransferase: MSALAELETRLGECREECAVFGIYAPGEDVARHTYFGLFALQHRGQESAGIAVSDGTGLNVHAEMGLVQQVFDEKRLSGLRGHMAVGHTRYSTTGASRHHNVQPVVVPSAAGTVALAHNGNLVNLHDLARDVCGDQPPGDCTTDSGLMARLIGSHWEQCGDLEEAIAQASHSWHGAYSVAVLTEDRLLAFRDPNGVRPLCLGSLNSRGHVVASETCGLNVVGADFLREVEPGELITIDGDGVRSRTIARPGRPAMCIFEFIYFARPDSHIYGKLIHEARRRMGRKLAQTYPVDADLVIPVPDTGWPAAIGYAEESGIPFGQGLIKSRYIARTFIQPDQRQRELGVRLKLTAMQEVLAGKRVVVVDDSIVRGTTKHGIVGLIRKAGAREIHVRITAPPYRYPCFYGVDTSDRRELLAARVESVEDICRAIEADTLGYQTTEGLIEAVGLPRALFCLACFDADYPIPIPDEIKTRKFALEEQPPPAAET; encoded by the coding sequence ATGAGTGCTTTGGCCGAGCTGGAGACTCGATTGGGTGAATGTCGGGAGGAGTGTGCCGTATTCGGTATCTACGCGCCGGGCGAGGATGTTGCCCGGCACACGTATTTCGGCTTGTTCGCGCTGCAGCACCGCGGCCAGGAGAGCGCGGGCATCGCGGTGTCGGACGGCACCGGCCTCAACGTGCACGCGGAAATGGGCCTGGTGCAGCAAGTGTTCGACGAAAAGCGCCTGAGCGGCCTGCGGGGTCACATGGCCGTCGGCCACACGCGCTATTCGACCACCGGCGCCAGCCGACATCACAACGTCCAGCCGGTTGTCGTGCCCAGCGCCGCCGGTACCGTCGCACTGGCGCATAACGGTAACCTGGTCAACTTGCATGACCTCGCCCGAGACGTCTGCGGCGACCAGCCGCCGGGTGACTGCACGACCGACAGCGGCCTCATGGCGCGCTTGATCGGGAGCCATTGGGAGCAGTGCGGCGATCTCGAGGAAGCGATCGCTCAAGCGAGCCACTCGTGGCACGGCGCGTACTCCGTTGCCGTTCTCACCGAGGACAGACTACTCGCCTTTCGCGATCCCAACGGCGTGCGGCCGCTGTGCCTCGGCAGCCTCAACAGTCGCGGCCATGTCGTGGCCTCCGAGACGTGCGGGCTCAACGTCGTCGGCGCGGATTTCCTGCGCGAGGTCGAACCGGGAGAGTTGATTACGATTGATGGCGACGGCGTGCGATCCAGGACTATCGCACGCCCCGGGCGGCCGGCGATGTGCATCTTCGAGTTCATCTACTTCGCGCGCCCCGACAGTCACATCTACGGCAAGCTCATCCACGAGGCCCGGCGCCGCATGGGGCGCAAGCTGGCGCAGACCTATCCGGTGGATGCGGATCTCGTCATCCCCGTGCCGGACACGGGGTGGCCGGCCGCGATCGGATATGCGGAGGAGTCGGGGATCCCCTTTGGGCAGGGACTGATCAAGAGCCGCTACATCGCGCGGACATTCATCCAGCCGGATCAGCGCCAGCGCGAGTTGGGCGTGCGGCTCAAGCTGACCGCGATGCAGGAGGTGCTCGCGGGCAAGCGCGTCGTAGTCGTAGACGATTCGATCGTGCGCGGCACGACCAAGCACGGCATCGTCGGCTTGATCAGGAAAGCGGGCGCGCGGGAAATCCACGTGCGCATCACCGCGCCGCCGTACCGATATCCATGCTTCTACGGCGTGGACACCAGCGACCGCCGCGAGTTGCTCGCTGCGCGAGTGGAGTCGGTCGAAGATATCTGTCGGGCGATCGAGGCCGACACCCTGGGCTACCAGACAACCGAGGGCCTGATCGAGGCGGTCGGCCTGCCGCGCGCGCTGTTCTGCTTGGCATGCTTCGACGCCGATTATCCCATCCCGATACCGGACGAGATCAAGACCCGCAAGTTCGCGCTGGAGGAGCAACCACCGCCAGCGGCAGAGACATAG